Proteins encoded together in one Candidatus Falkowbacteria bacterium window:
- a CDS encoding GatB/YqeY domain-containing protein, translating into MSLINNIEQALVQAMKDKNELVLSTLRMLKSAIKNKQIEIKKELQDEETIAILKSEIKKRKESAEMFGQAGRSELAERELSEIEVLQEYLPEQMSVEKIKEATQQVISQLPEDDKGNFGKVMRQVMTELQGQADGSAVSQVVKELLG; encoded by the coding sequence ATGAGCCTAATAAATAATATTGAACAGGCTTTGGTACAAGCAATGAAAGACAAAAATGAATTGGTTTTGTCTACTTTAAGGATGTTGAAGAGTGCTATAAAAAACAAACAGATTGAAATAAAAAAAGAATTGCAAGATGAGGAGACTATTGCGATTCTAAAAAGTGAAATAAAAAAACGTAAAGAGTCAGCAGAAATGTTTGGTCAGGCAGGACGGTCGGAATTGGCTGAGCGTGAATTGTCTGAGATAGAAGTATTGCAAGAATACTTACCAGAACAGATGTCAGTCGAAAAAATCAAGGAAGCTACTCAGCAGGTTATTAGTCAGTTGCCTGAAGATGATAAAGGAAATTTTGGAAAAGTTATGAGACAGGTCATGACAGAATTGCAAGGGCAGGCTGACGGCAGCGCAGTTAGTCAAGTAGTGAAGGAATTACTTGGATAA